In one Neobacillus sp. WH10 genomic region, the following are encoded:
- the leuC gene encoding 3-isopropylmalate dehydratase large subunit has product MQTPKTIIQKIWEQHVVHQEEGKPDLLYIDLHLVHEVTSPQAFEGLRMNGRKVRRPDLTFATMDHNVPTRQRLVINDPISKKQIDTLQQNCQEFGVTLADIHHPDNGIVHVIGPELGLTQPGKTIVCGDSHTSTHGAFGALAFGIGTSEVEHVLATQTLWQAPPKILNVKVNGKLGTGVTAKDLILAIIGKFGVQFGTGYVMEYTGEAIRALSMEERMTVCNMSIEAGARAGLITPDETTFEYLRGRRHVPQSEAFEVAVAKWRALATDEGASYDAVIEFDAADVEPQVTWGTNPGMCIPITANVPSPDETDKPIEKDEINRALEYMGLEAGQPISRVKIDHVFIGSCTNSRLSDLQKAAEVVRGRKVNPSVTAIVVPGSFSVKLAAEKEGLDEVFKEAGFEWREAGCSMCLAMNDDIVPAGKRCASTSNRNFEGRQGNGARTHLVSPEMAAAAAVAGHFVDVRQFTAQEVG; this is encoded by the coding sequence ATGCAAACACCAAAAACGATTATCCAAAAAATTTGGGAACAGCATGTTGTCCATCAAGAAGAAGGAAAGCCGGATTTACTTTATATTGATTTGCATCTCGTTCATGAAGTGACCTCTCCTCAAGCATTTGAGGGTTTACGAATGAATGGGCGCAAGGTCCGCCGCCCGGATCTTACCTTCGCGACTATGGATCATAATGTACCAACCCGCCAACGACTTGTTATCAATGACCCTATTTCGAAAAAACAAATCGATACATTACAACAAAATTGTCAGGAATTCGGGGTAACGCTAGCTGACATTCATCATCCGGATAACGGGATTGTCCATGTAATCGGTCCAGAGCTCGGTCTGACACAGCCGGGGAAAACGATTGTTTGCGGCGATAGCCATACATCCACACACGGTGCGTTCGGTGCTCTCGCATTTGGAATCGGTACGAGTGAAGTGGAACATGTCCTTGCAACGCAGACGCTTTGGCAGGCGCCCCCAAAAATCCTTAACGTCAAAGTAAATGGAAAGCTTGGGACAGGCGTTACCGCGAAAGACTTAATCTTAGCGATTATCGGTAAATTCGGTGTCCAGTTTGGAACTGGGTATGTGATGGAATACACAGGTGAAGCGATTCGCGCTCTATCTATGGAAGAACGGATGACTGTATGTAACATGTCAATTGAAGCAGGCGCAAGAGCAGGACTCATCACACCGGATGAAACGACATTTGAATACTTAAGAGGAAGACGACATGTACCACAAAGTGAGGCATTCGAAGTAGCCGTGGCCAAATGGCGTGCCCTTGCCACCGACGAAGGCGCCTCCTATGATGCCGTCATTGAATTTGATGCAGCTGATGTCGAGCCGCAGGTTACTTGGGGGACAAACCCGGGTATGTGTATCCCGATCACTGCAAATGTTCCAAGTCCAGATGAAACGGATAAGCCTATTGAAAAGGATGAAATTAATCGTGCACTTGAATACATGGGACTTGAAGCCGGACAGCCAATTTCACGTGTAAAAATTGATCATGTATTCATCGGTTCCTGTACGAACTCAAGGTTAAGCGACCTACAAAAAGCTGCCGAAGTAGTTCGCGGCCGGAAGGTGAATCCATCTGTTACCGCAATCGTCGTACCAGGATCCTTTAGCGTCAAGCTTGCTGCCGAAAAAGAAGGTCTTGACGAGGTCTTTAAAGAGGCAGGCTTTGAATGGCGGGAAGCCGGCTGCAGCATGTGCCTGGCGATGAATGATGATATTGTCCCAGCAGGTAAGCGTTGTGCTTCTACTTCAAACCGTAATTTTGAAGGCCGCCAAGGAAACGGGGCACGCACTCATCTTGTTAGTCCTGAAATGGCGGCAGCAGCTGCTGTAGCCGGCCATTTTGTTGATGTACGTCAGTTCACTGCACAGGAGGTTGGTTAA
- the leuB gene encoding 3-isopropylmalate dehydrogenase — MKKRIVLLPGDGIGKEVINSAKDVLHAIAEEYNHSFSFETHEIGGAAIDLYGTPLPETTVDACKEADAVLLGAVGGPKWDQNPSHLRPEKGLLGIRKALDLFANLRPIKGFKNMLHASPLKEEVVSGSDLLIVRELTGGLYFGTPSERRDNGNAVVDTLAYTRKEIERIVDKGFQAAQQRRGHLTSVDKANVLESSKLWREVVEAKKTNYPDVAVEHVLVDAAAMKLITSPTHFDVIVTENLFGDILSDEASVLTGSLGMLPSASLREDGLGLYEPVHGSAPDIAGKGIANPVAMILSAALMLRYSFQLENEAKVIEDAVQSILDAGFHTRDLQVANGRLVGTEDMTKLIVDYIKSQNASKCIASCYY; from the coding sequence ATGAAAAAACGCATTGTCTTACTTCCCGGTGATGGTATTGGCAAGGAAGTTATTAATTCTGCAAAAGATGTGTTACATGCAATTGCTGAAGAATATAATCATAGTTTTAGCTTCGAAACCCATGAAATCGGAGGAGCGGCCATCGACCTTTACGGCACTCCCCTTCCTGAAACAACCGTTGACGCCTGCAAAGAAGCGGATGCTGTTTTACTAGGTGCAGTCGGCGGTCCAAAATGGGATCAAAACCCCTCCCACTTACGTCCTGAAAAAGGTCTGCTCGGTATCCGTAAAGCACTAGATTTATTTGCAAACTTAAGGCCAATCAAAGGATTTAAGAACATGCTTCATGCTTCGCCGTTAAAAGAAGAAGTGGTTTCCGGAAGCGACCTCCTTATTGTACGTGAATTAACGGGCGGGCTTTATTTCGGCACTCCGAGTGAACGACGCGATAACGGTAACGCCGTAGTGGACACACTCGCTTATACCCGTAAAGAGATTGAAAGAATTGTTGATAAAGGCTTTCAAGCAGCCCAGCAGCGTCGCGGTCACCTTACTTCTGTTGATAAGGCAAATGTCCTGGAATCCAGTAAGCTTTGGCGTGAGGTTGTTGAAGCGAAAAAGACCAACTATCCAGATGTAGCAGTTGAACATGTTTTAGTAGATGCAGCCGCGATGAAATTGATCACGAGCCCAACCCATTTTGACGTAATCGTGACTGAAAATCTTTTTGGAGATATTTTAAGTGACGAGGCTTCTGTATTGACGGGGTCACTCGGGATGCTCCCTTCTGCCAGCTTGCGTGAGGATGGGCTCGGTCTTTATGAACCGGTTCACGGCTCTGCTCCAGATATTGCTGGCAAAGGTATTGCCAATCCCGTTGCAATGATTTTGTCTGCTGCTCTTATGCTAAGATATTCATTTCAATTAGAAAATGAAGCAAAAGTGATTGAAGATGCCGTTCAATCGATTCTTGACGCCGGCTTCCATACTAGGGATCTCCAGGTTGCAAATGGACGCCTTGTTGGAACAGAGGATATGACCAAATTAATTGTCGATTATATTAAGTCACAAAATGCTTCTAAGTGTATCGCCAGCTGTTATTATTGA